One Spirochaetales bacterium genomic region harbors:
- a CDS encoding DUF3160 domain-containing protein: MKNTYLLTFLVFLCCCCLASGLFAQAVGDTNNDAAINIIDALLVAQFYVGLGPQGFYESAADVNDSGSIDIVDALMIARRYVGIIDSFPAEKWVRYQVAAEQTDIVAVTGSGGTSVTVTFTFNHGGYRVVEWGETVQSGSVFKADCDVEMWTGMSTQAMTTTANTYSLGALDPGDYSFTLMCWGEEVETLRFRCDNATPYQRPVNLEAVNSVEQLDGAAEDMLLTNGFVVLGSRGYDRLSSLYFSLFRLNTDVPVLITTDALLHIFHMVYDNLLKTMEKTALLPKMEQLIGLMTTEIASEYGRLEESPFLSEAARRLWVCFAVAGALIKGETSITGNGTEAIREDANLYLQKIYDHTLTEYYPGDDYTMYEPRGHYTEDPELEHYFRAVKWLGRRIFRVYDPVNVSDSEYECAGAAIMGFLLMNVKNGAHPLWEELYTLTSLLVDAADSITPVMVDDAMRHCFGDEYATQKYMLLERHENLAALRDELLSDRYPESEIIPVPLLNPGDLPKKYVQFMGERYVIDGEAMQRTCFPDVADRPLPGGLDVAAAVLNSPAAYEEMEGEMISYPGLKEAIDTLIEEFAVIPEEKWMRSTYNAWLYTLRSLSATPGGAAPECMKTSLWQREKLNTQMASWTQLRHDNILYAKQTMIPSPWNEGRGLVEPYPDFYLRLSRMCRSLVSVMDAFEIDLQVHRTRLQTLAGWGDSFSGYAEKIIAGTPLSADEQNRIKRWGLDLLSFFSSSDLPEDDPALVADVASSSITGGVLHEGVGNINPIIVIYTDPEDSVSRAALGYVLSHYEFIEEDWNRLNDEEWVRRLEEDPPARPPWTAGFIAK; this comes from the coding sequence ATGAAAAATACGTACTTATTGACTTTTTTAGTCTTTTTGTGCTGTTGTTGTCTTGCGTCCGGACTCTTTGCCCAGGCGGTCGGCGATACGAACAATGATGCGGCGATTAATATCATCGATGCGCTGCTCGTGGCCCAGTTCTATGTGGGTCTGGGGCCTCAGGGGTTTTACGAATCCGCAGCCGACGTGAATGACAGCGGCAGCATCGATATTGTCGACGCCCTGATGATCGCACGGCGCTATGTCGGGATTATCGACAGCTTCCCGGCCGAAAAATGGGTACGGTATCAGGTTGCCGCTGAGCAGACGGATATCGTTGCCGTGACCGGTTCGGGAGGAACATCGGTAACCGTCACCTTCACCTTCAATCACGGGGGGTACCGGGTCGTCGAGTGGGGAGAGACTGTTCAAAGCGGAAGCGTCTTCAAGGCCGATTGCGACGTCGAGATGTGGACGGGAATGAGTACTCAGGCCATGACGACAACGGCGAATACCTATTCCCTCGGCGCCCTCGATCCGGGAGATTATTCCTTCACGCTGATGTGTTGGGGGGAAGAGGTGGAAACCCTCCGGTTTCGCTGTGACAATGCGACACCGTATCAACGGCCGGTGAATCTGGAAGCGGTCAATTCTGTCGAACAGCTTGACGGTGCCGCCGAAGATATGTTGTTGACGAATGGTTTTGTCGTCCTCGGTTCCAGGGGATACGACAGGCTGTCGAGTCTCTATTTCTCGCTTTTCAGACTCAATACCGATGTCCCGGTCTTGATCACCACCGACGCCCTCCTTCATATATTTCATATGGTGTATGACAACCTTCTGAAGACAATGGAAAAAACCGCCCTGCTTCCGAAGATGGAGCAGCTGATCGGCCTTATGACAACGGAAATCGCATCGGAATATGGACGGCTCGAGGAAAGCCCCTTTTTATCCGAAGCCGCGCGGCGGCTCTGGGTCTGTTTCGCCGTTGCCGGGGCGCTTATAAAAGGAGAGACATCGATCACCGGAAACGGGACGGAAGCGATACGGGAAGATGCGAATCTCTATCTGCAGAAGATATACGATCACACCCTCACCGAATATTATCCGGGAGATGATTACACGATGTACGAACCACGCGGCCATTACACGGAAGACCCCGAACTCGAACACTACTTCCGGGCCGTCAAATGGCTCGGCAGGCGTATTTTCAGGGTATATGATCCGGTAAATGTAAGCGATTCCGAGTATGAATGCGCGGGTGCGGCGATCATGGGATTTCTCCTCATGAATGTGAAAAACGGCGCCCATCCCCTCTGGGAAGAACTGTATACACTGACATCGCTTCTGGTCGATGCCGCTGACAGTATTACCCCGGTCATGGTCGACGATGCCATGCGGCACTGCTTCGGGGACGAGTACGCGACGCAGAAATACATGCTTTTGGAACGGCATGAAAATCTTGCCGCGCTCAGGGACGAGCTTTTGAGCGACCGGTACCCCGAATCGGAAATTATTCCGGTGCCGCTTCTCAATCCCGGAGACCTGCCGAAGAAATATGTCCAGTTTATGGGCGAACGCTATGTAATCGACGGTGAGGCGATGCAGCGAACCTGTTTCCCGGATGTCGCGGACAGGCCGCTACCCGGCGGCCTCGACGTCGCCGCCGCGGTCTTGAACTCCCCCGCGGCTTACGAGGAAATGGAAGGTGAAATGATCTCGTATCCGGGTTTGAAGGAAGCGATAGATACCCTGATCGAAGAGTTTGCCGTGATACCGGAAGAAAAATGGATGAGGAGCACCTACAACGCCTGGCTGTATACACTGCGGTCGCTTTCGGCGACCCCCGGGGGCGCCGCGCCGGAATGCATGAAGACATCCCTCTGGCAGCGTGAAAAACTCAATACCCAGATGGCTTCATGGACGCAACTCAGGCATGACAATATCCTCTACGCGAAACAGACGATGATTCCCTCTCCCTGGAACGAAGGAAGGGGCCTCGTCGAACCGTATCCCGATTTCTATCTGCGGTTGAGCCGCATGTGCAGGAGCCTCGTCTCCGTAATGGATGCCTTCGAAATCGACCTCCAGGTACACAGAACGCGCCTTCAGACTCTTGCGGGCTGGGGGGATAGTTTCTCGGGCTATGCGGAGAAAATTATCGCGGGAACGCCATTGTCTGCGGATGAACAGAACAGAATAAAACGGTGGGGACTCGACCTGCTTTCTTTCTTCAGTTCTTCCGACCTTCCCGAGGACGATCCCGCGCTTGTGGCGGATGTCGCCTCGAGTTCCATCACCGGCGGTGTTCTCCATGAGGGTGTCGGTAACATCAATCCGATTATCGTCATCTATACCGATCCCGAAGATTCGGTAAGCCGAGCCGCTTTGGGTTATGTCCTGAGTCATTATGAGTTCATCGAAGAAGACTGGAACAGACTCAATGATGAAGAGTGGGTGCGGCGTCTTGAAGAAGATCCTCCGGCCAGGCCGCCATGGACCGCCGGATTTATCGCAAAGTAG